A DNA window from Brevinematia bacterium contains the following coding sequences:
- a CDS encoding P83/100 family protein, giving the protein QTLLYPYQSTKAIHLFFEQPREELEKEKEELLRKEEELKSKGDTTDKELAKIEEKKKELETKEKQIKEQEEKLEKAKEEAKKEEEEIKKEEERIKKDEETLEHKENIAKKEEELKRKEEELKKKEEEIAKREGKTLASGDRIIVGDKMYYLKKQDFEPQGHYNNRMYLIDLKNMKTIKQSSFTKICGFKYYVYGEGAIVIGYESSHSDKHFLVLLDTDTVEPKIIGKDNIFWRSFVEVNNNFLFAITIVNNKYYLGKFDKNLSKVATSDIEVHPDTFITFYKGKILLNDKNKNIVVLDEETLKKIDEVK; this is encoded by the coding sequence GCAAACCCTCCTTTATCCTTACCAGTCCACTAAAGCCATCCATCTATTTTTTGAACAACCTCGAGAAGAACTTGAAAAAGAGAAAGAGGAACTGCTTAGAAAGGAAGAAGAACTAAAGTCAAAAGGCGATACCACTGATAAAGAATTAGCTAAGATTGAGGAAAAGAAAAAAGAACTGGAGACAAAAGAAAAGCAGATAAAAGAACAGGAGGAAAAACTAGAAAAAGCAAAAGAAGAAGCTAAGAAAGAAGAAGAAGAAATAAAGAAAGAGGAAGAAAGAATAAAGAAAGACGAGGAAACATTAGAACATAAAGAGAATATCGCAAAAAAAGAGGAAGAGCTTAAAAGGAAAGAAGAAGAACTTAAAAAGAAAGAAGAAGAGATAGCAAAAAGAGAAGGTAAGACTCTGGCCTCTGGTGATAGAATAATAGTAGGCGACAAGATGTATTACCTGAAAAAACAAGACTTTGAACCCCAAGGGCACTATAACAACAGGATGTATCTTATAGATCTTAAAAACATGAAAACGATCAAGCAAAGCAGTTTCACCAAAATATGTGGTTTTAAGTATTATGTCTACGGAGAGGGTGCAATTGTAATAGGATACGAAAGCTCTCATAGTGATAAACATTTTCTAGTGTTACTTGATACTGATACAGTGGAACCCAAAATCATCGGAAAGGACAATATTTTTTGGAGAAGTTTTGTTGAAGTCAACAATAACTTTCTATTCGCAATAACAATAGTAAACAATAAATACTACCTTGGTAAATTTGACAAAAACCTCAGCAAAGTTGCTACATCAGATATTGAAGTTCACCCAGATACATTCATAACCTTCTACAAAGGGAAAATACTCCTAAACGATAAAAACAAGAATATTGTTGTCTTAGACGAGGAGACACTGAAAAAAATTGACGAAGTCAAATAA
- the pabB gene encoding aminodeoxychorismate synthase component I yields the protein MVLKDDVVFIVDKQDHFLLFEKPLFEVSVVKLADLKESLRVVDEFVREKLYVCGFISYEAGYSILNLPAKAVDDRLPILWFGAFLKPKLVEVTTSGGNYSISNIGPSLDLKEYLEKVDILKRYVKDGYTYQVNFTFKLFFDFDGDPLAFFLDLRRKQRVKYARFVKYYDVYILSVSPELFFSVKGDKIVTKPMKGTIRRGRFLEEDLLLMRTLKMSEKDRAENLMITDLLRNDIGSISKFGSVGVRKMFEVERYETVFQMTSTVEGNLREGVKFSDVVINLFPGGSITGAPKRKTVEIISEVETLPRGIYTGTIGYISPNGFSEFNVAIRTPIICGSRGEMGVGSGITWYSEPEDEYKECLLKSDFLVSKPHPEFELVETILLRNHRLCLLKYHLSRLKKSAEYFSFRYNRKVIIEKLRRVAELGGKFKLRLLLSREGRVRVEVKKFETVKKRGFVRLSEDRVDSKNKFLYHKTTNREVYDYYTRKAREERLVDYVFLNEDGYVTEGSINNIIIFSGGKFITPDRRSGLLRGTMLEYLSRKYGIVEEFITLRDLLGSERVFMCNSVSGIKEVKVII from the coding sequence ATGGTTCTTAAAGATGATGTAGTCTTCATTGTGGATAAACAAGATCACTTCTTGCTTTTTGAGAAACCTTTATTTGAGGTTTCAGTTGTTAAGCTTGCTGATTTAAAAGAGAGTCTTAGAGTAGTAGATGAATTTGTGAGGGAGAAGCTGTATGTATGTGGTTTCATTTCTTATGAGGCTGGATACTCTATACTTAATCTTCCGGCTAAAGCTGTTGATGATAGGTTACCTATTTTGTGGTTTGGAGCGTTTCTGAAACCTAAATTAGTGGAAGTTACTACTAGTGGTGGAAACTACTCTATCTCAAACATTGGTCCATCCTTGGATTTAAAGGAATACTTAGAAAAAGTAGATATCTTGAAAAGGTATGTAAAGGATGGTTATACCTATCAAGTTAATTTCACATTTAAGCTCTTTTTTGATTTTGATGGGGATCCTTTAGCTTTTTTTCTAGACTTGAGGAGGAAACAAAGGGTGAAGTATGCGAGATTTGTGAAATACTATGATGTATATATTTTGTCAGTTTCACCTGAACTTTTCTTTTCGGTTAAGGGTGATAAGATAGTAACGAAGCCGATGAAAGGAACAATAAGAAGGGGTAGGTTTTTGGAGGAAGATTTGTTGCTTATGAGGACTCTCAAGATGAGTGAGAAGGATAGGGCGGAGAATTTAATGATAACTGACTTGCTTAGGAATGACATAGGCTCAATATCTAAATTTGGGAGTGTAGGGGTCAGAAAAATGTTTGAGGTTGAGAGGTATGAAACTGTTTTTCAGATGACTTCAACAGTTGAAGGAAACTTGAGGGAGGGTGTTAAATTTAGTGATGTAGTTATTAACCTTTTTCCGGGAGGATCAATAACAGGAGCGCCTAAGAGAAAGACTGTTGAGATAATCAGTGAAGTTGAGACTTTGCCGAGAGGTATATATACGGGCACAATAGGTTATATTTCGCCAAACGGGTTTTCGGAGTTTAATGTTGCGATCAGGACTCCTATTATCTGTGGAAGTAGGGGGGAGATGGGGGTAGGTAGTGGAATCACTTGGTATTCCGAACCAGAGGATGAATATAAAGAGTGTCTTTTAAAGTCAGATTTTCTTGTATCAAAACCACATCCAGAGTTTGAACTCGTTGAAACAATACTACTTAGAAATCATAGGTTATGCCTATTGAAATATCACCTAAGTCGCCTTAAAAAGTCAGCAGAGTATTTTTCTTTTAGATATAACAGAAAAGTTATTATTGAGAAGCTCAGGAGAGTAGCTGAGCTTGGCGGAAAGTTCAAGTTGAGACTATTGCTAAGTCGGGAGGGGAGAGTCAGAGTTGAAGTGAAGAAGTTTGAAACAGTTAAGAAGAGGGGTTTCGTGAGGTTATCAGAAGATAGAGTTGATAGTAAAAACAAGTTCTTATACCACAAAACTACTAATAGAGAGGTTTATGACTATTACACAAGGAAAGCTAGGGAAGAGAGACTTGTTGATTATGTATTCCTCAATGAGGATGGCTATGTAACTGAAGGAAGTATTAATAACATTATCATATTTAGTGGAGGAAAGTTCATAACACCTGACAGAAGGTCTGGGCTTTTGAGGGGGACTATGCTTGAGTATCTCTCAAGAAAATATGGCATCGTTGAGGAGTTTATAACTCTCCGTGATCTTTTAGGTTCTGAAAGGGTGTTTATGTGTAATTCTGTTAGTGGTATAAAGGAAGTTAAGGTGATTATTTGA